Proteins co-encoded in one Leptospira dzoumogneensis genomic window:
- a CDS encoding TIGR04454 family lipoprotein, protein MKNTFFSILTILIFAGLISCGGAKVSQAECDPVVNELISNLAVGQTPEQAEKLKAMQGQISGHLLKECMTGKYDLTCLKSSKSLAALATCKK, encoded by the coding sequence ATGAAAAACACGTTTTTTTCGATCCTTACGATTCTAATCTTTGCAGGTCTTATTTCTTGCGGCGGAGCGAAAGTGAGCCAAGCAGAATGTGATCCAGTTGTAAACGAATTGATTTCCAACCTTGCAGTTGGTCAAACTCCTGAGCAGGCAGAAAAACTGAAAGCTATGCAAGGTCAAATTTCCGGCCATCTACTCAAAGAGTGTATGACTGGTAAATATGATCTTACTTGTTTAAAATCTTCTAAATCACTTGCAGCTCTTGCTACTTGTAAGAAGTAA
- a CDS encoding glycoside hydrolase family 5 protein: MLEIKVEDGNFIDSEGYILQLRGVNLSGSTKLPFKPDGTTHFDQSLSFHDHRKVSFVGRPLEEKEAAEHLDRLRKWGFNFLRFLVTWEAVEHAGPGKYDQAYLDYIERMVALADKKGFYVFIDPHQDVWSRFTGGDGAPGWTLEEVGMNIENIKDSDTVIVHHFQGRNYRRMSWPLNYQKYACATMFTLFFGGKTFAPKLSIHGKNVETFLQDHYIEAMCRIAKKVAKYKNVLGFDSLNEPSPGWIGKKNIGEFSGLGFGKLLTTSPFQEMFLSEGRTVRANNAYMLGFTGFNLGKTKLNTKSVPLWQEGKHCIWRQHGVWDYDPNGAPMLLRPDYFNKYRGRKIEFYPEFMLPFIKRFKTRIQSVQKKFSIFVESDPGSLELDWDEKPKKGEGTVINATHWYDVSVLMFKRFIPWFGVHIFKQIPIFGKQNVKKAYEDTIRMIKEVSIKKMNNCPTVIGETGIPMDMNGRLAFRTKNYSHLEASLDRIITSIEKNFVHYTLWNYTPDNTHSLGDRWNEEDLSLYSLDTPKSIDEDGGRAVRAFSRPYPIRTKGNPEAISFDMEKSMFKYSFRKEGDEIPVAEIFLPEIHYGKGFEVLVNAGTWKYDSKKRILTFKGEKSVSYYGITIFPTKK; encoded by the coding sequence CCAATTGAGAGGGGTAAATCTTTCAGGGAGCACCAAACTTCCTTTTAAACCGGATGGGACCACACATTTCGATCAATCATTAAGTTTTCATGATCATAGAAAAGTTTCTTTCGTAGGAAGGCCTTTAGAAGAGAAAGAAGCCGCAGAACATTTGGATCGACTGAGAAAGTGGGGATTTAACTTTCTTCGTTTTCTTGTTACTTGGGAAGCAGTGGAACACGCAGGTCCTGGAAAGTACGATCAGGCTTATTTAGATTATATTGAAAGAATGGTGGCACTCGCCGACAAAAAAGGATTCTACGTTTTTATAGATCCTCACCAGGATGTTTGGTCCAGATTCACCGGCGGAGACGGCGCTCCCGGTTGGACTTTGGAAGAAGTCGGAATGAATATCGAGAATATTAAAGATTCCGATACTGTAATCGTTCATCATTTTCAAGGCAGGAATTACAGAAGAATGTCCTGGCCTTTAAACTATCAGAAATATGCCTGCGCTACAATGTTCACTCTGTTCTTTGGGGGAAAAACATTCGCACCTAAACTTTCCATTCATGGAAAGAATGTAGAGACCTTTTTACAAGATCATTATATAGAAGCAATGTGTAGAATCGCGAAGAAGGTTGCAAAATACAAGAACGTATTAGGATTCGATTCTTTGAACGAACCTTCTCCCGGATGGATCGGTAAAAAGAATATAGGGGAATTTTCAGGGCTTGGTTTCGGAAAACTTCTAACTACTTCTCCTTTCCAAGAAATGTTCTTATCCGAAGGAAGAACAGTGCGAGCAAATAATGCGTATATGCTCGGATTTACGGGATTTAATTTAGGAAAAACGAAATTAAATACTAAGTCGGTTCCTCTTTGGCAGGAAGGAAAACATTGTATTTGGAGACAACATGGAGTTTGGGATTACGATCCGAATGGCGCTCCAATGTTGCTTCGCCCCGATTATTTTAATAAGTATAGGGGAAGAAAGATAGAATTCTACCCTGAATTCATGCTTCCATTTATAAAAAGATTCAAAACTAGGATTCAATCCGTTCAGAAAAAATTCTCCATCTTTGTGGAGTCGGATCCGGGAAGTTTAGAATTGGACTGGGACGAAAAACCAAAAAAGGGAGAAGGAACTGTAATCAACGCGACTCATTGGTACGATGTCTCCGTCTTGATGTTCAAACGTTTTATTCCTTGGTTCGGAGTTCATATCTTCAAACAAATCCCAATATTCGGAAAGCAGAATGTAAAGAAGGCCTACGAAGATACGATCCGAATGATCAAAGAAGTTTCCATCAAGAAGATGAACAACTGTCCTACAGTGATCGGAGAAACCGGGATCCCGATGGATATGAACGGACGTTTGGCGTTCCGAACAAAAAATTATTCTCACTTAGAAGCTTCTCTGGATCGTATCATAACTTCTATCGAGAAAAATTTCGTACATTACACTCTATGGAATTACACTCCTGATAATACCCACAGTTTAGGAGATAGATGGAATGAAGAAGATCTTTCACTCTATTCTTTGGACACTCCTAAAAGTATAGATGAAGATGGGGGAAGGGCAGTACGCGCATTCTCCAGACCTTATCCGATACGAACCAAGGGAAATCCGGAAGCGATCAGTTTTGATATGGAAAAATCCATGTTCAAATATTCTTTCCGAAAAGAAGGAGATGAAATTCCAGTAGCAGAGATCTTTCTTCCTGAAATACATTACGGAAAAGGTTTCGAAGTATTGGTGAACGCGGGAACTTGGAAGTACGACTCCAAAAAAAGAATACTGACCTTCAAGGGAGAAAAGTCCGTTTCCTATTACGGCATAACTATCTTCCCGACTAAAAAATAA